A part of Candidatus Omnitrophota bacterium genomic DNA contains:
- a CDS encoding DUF2934 domain-containing protein: MARTSTIKLGRSSNPSMSTEDLNKLVAKKAYELYEKRGRKSGHSMDDWLEAERIVKGKCGCK; this comes from the coding sequence ATGGCAAGAACATCGACCATAAAACTTGGCAGATCTTCTAACCCATCTATGTCGACTGAAGATTTGAACAAGTTGGTAGCTAAAAAAGCTTATGAGCTTTACGAAAAGAGGGGCCGCAAGTCCGGTCATTCAATGGATGACTGGTTAGAAGCGGAGAGGATCGTAAAGGGGAAGTGCGGTTGTAAGTAA
- a CDS encoding MarC family protein produces the protein MKIFLLSFIPIFVAMDAIGILPMFIGFTEHLKKKEKQRIINQSIITAFLIGIVFLFLGKWIFGILGVQVSDFKIAGGAVLLAISLKDILQYEKNRKLSSETMGAMPIGTPLVVGPAVLTTIIILLDTYGPYMTVLSFITNLAITWITFYYAGAISNFLGKAGSKAVSKIAALLLAAIAIMMMRKGLVDTIAASLSK, from the coding sequence ATGAAAATATTTCTGCTTTCATTTATACCTATATTTGTAGCGATGGATGCTATAGGTATCCTTCCAATGTTCATCGGCTTTACCGAACATCTCAAGAAAAAAGAAAAACAGAGAATAATAAACCAGTCGATAATAACAGCCTTTCTTATAGGAATAGTATTTCTCTTCCTTGGCAAGTGGATATTCGGCATATTGGGCGTTCAGGTATCTGATTTTAAGATAGCGGGCGGCGCGGTGCTTCTGGCAATCTCTCTGAAGGATATCTTGCAGTACGAAAAAAATCGCAAGCTTTCCAGTGAAACGATGGGAGCGATGCCTATCGGCACTCCGCTGGTCGTCGGCCCGGCAGTCCTTACGACAATAATAATACTTTTGGATACCTACGGTCCATATATGACAGTGTTGTCTTTTATTACCAACCTGGCAATAACCTGGATAACGTTTTATTACGCGGGCGCGATATCAAACTTTCTCGGTAAAGCGGGATCGAAAGCAGTTTCAAAGATAGCCGCTTTGCTGCTTGCCGCAATAGCCATAATGATGATGCGTAAAGGGCTCGTCGATACCATAGCAGCGTCACTTTCCAAATAA
- a CDS encoding ShlB/FhaC/HecB family hemolysin secretion/activation protein, which yields MSNHRILISNIGIASLFIAFVSLSHAQPPATPDASRATRESDRFGRDTEKRVERELRRIPQKPTTPAVEEEKPKAGEQKFFVKKVNLAGCETFLPEDFAFLLEKYENRDETLTDLNNLAREIAAEYLKKGIIAAVFLPPQEVKDNTITMQVVESRMGELEIQKSPHFRKKMLRYYWSVKEGEILRYDRISKSLQMMNKNPDREVRASLHAGAKPGTTNVILTSKTRFPIHGQYTFDREGIMTTGRERNGFGIRNNNMLGYDDTLITGLSYGKNFIGEYIYHSIPISGNGASLLYGYSYSKSTPKKDFDVYSLKSEANNTTVSIRQDIYKKDEYLGEVSIGFDAKDKVTWYSSGTGTLNRDRIRPINLAGNFVIRGTNSVTYISPEIDQGLNVFGASKKNNPLASRAGATPTYTKFLFTAQNRTSLPFKLQQSLRFRTQLASEKLFSQEQYGIGGIDTVRGYPPSDYLADKMILVNAEMISPLFFLPKGWKLPYAEKPLVDQLTGLIFLDYGYGEHKGDPKPRRLSSVGAGLRMNFYNQVSLRLEWGIPFKLFGQPALTEGSTKGRFHISLNIEDKLPSEIERIMNEMREEKKQKELRSIINEALSMPDSPLKEKLFYCLSMGDDLYKQGKLKESKKMYAMVINIGRAVHTQAQEYMSQRVALEAELNKKNDEALALYKQGKLEEAKKIWRDVESQAQVRPLEFEF from the coding sequence ATGAGCAATCATCGTATACTAATATCGAATATAGGGATAGCATCTCTTTTTATTGCGTTTGTGTCTCTTTCGCATGCCCAGCCGCCCGCGACGCCGGACGCGTCCAGGGCGACGAGGGAGTCTGATCGCTTCGGCCGTGACACAGAGAAGCGTGTAGAAAGAGAGTTAAGAAGGATCCCACAAAAACCCACCACCCCCGCCGTAGAAGAAGAAAAACCAAAAGCAGGCGAACAGAAGTTTTTTGTGAAGAAGGTAAACCTTGCTGGCTGCGAAACTTTTCTGCCTGAAGATTTTGCTTTTCTTTTGGAAAAATATGAGAATAGGGATGAGACTCTCACCGACTTAAATAATCTCGCCAGGGAAATAGCCGCTGAATATCTGAAAAAAGGCATAATAGCCGCGGTATTTCTGCCGCCTCAGGAAGTAAAAGATAATACGATCACGATGCAGGTTGTGGAGTCCAGAATGGGCGAGCTTGAAATTCAAAAGTCGCCGCATTTCAGAAAGAAGATGCTTAGATATTACTGGAGCGTCAAAGAAGGCGAGATACTCCGCTACGACAGGATATCGAAGAGCCTTCAGATGATGAATAAGAATCCCGATCGGGAGGTGAGGGCGTCTTTACACGCTGGAGCCAAGCCCGGAACCACCAATGTTATATTGACCTCAAAGACGCGTTTTCCGATACATGGCCAATACACTTTCGATAGAGAAGGTATAATGACAACCGGCCGTGAAAGGAATGGTTTTGGTATACGAAACAATAATATGCTTGGTTATGACGACACCCTTATTACGGGGTTATCATACGGGAAAAACTTTATCGGCGAATACATCTATCATAGCATACCCATCAGCGGTAACGGCGCGTCATTACTCTACGGTTACAGTTACAGCAAGTCCACCCCCAAGAAGGATTTTGATGTTTATTCGCTGAAGTCTGAAGCGAATAATACCACGGTCTCGATACGTCAGGACATATATAAAAAAGATGAGTACCTCGGAGAGGTCTCCATAGGTTTTGACGCGAAGGATAAAGTCACTTGGTATTCGAGCGGTACGGGCACTTTAAACAGAGACAGAATAAGGCCCATTAACTTGGCCGGGAATTTTGTGATACGCGGTACAAATAGCGTAACTTATATATCGCCCGAGATAGACCAGGGCCTGAATGTTTTTGGAGCGAGTAAAAAGAATAACCCTCTTGCCTCAAGAGCCGGCGCTACGCCAACCTACACAAAGTTTTTATTCACCGCCCAGAACAGGACCAGCCTGCCCTTTAAGCTTCAACAGAGTTTGAGGTTCAGGACGCAGCTTGCGTCGGAAAAATTATTTTCGCAGGAGCAATATGGTATCGGCGGCATAGATACAGTGAGAGGCTATCCGCCAAGCGACTATCTGGCTGACAAGATGATACTCGTAAACGCCGAGATGATCAGCCCTCTATTTTTTCTTCCAAAGGGCTGGAAGCTTCCTTACGCGGAAAAACCTTTAGTGGACCAGCTAACCGGCCTGATATTTCTTGACTATGGTTATGGAGAACACAAAGGCGACCCTAAGCCGCGCAGGCTTTCATCTGTCGGAGCGGGCCTTAGGATGAATTTTTATAATCAGGTATCATTGAGATTGGAATGGGGTATTCCCTTTAAGCTATTCGGACAGCCTGCCTTAACAGAGGGAAGCACAAAAGGCCGTTTTCATATATCGTTGAATATAGAAGACAAGCTGCCCAGCGAGATAGAGCGTATTATGAATGAGATGAGAGAAGAGAAGAAGCAGAAAGAGCTGCGCTCGATTATTAATGAGGCGCTTTCGATGCCCGATAGTCCGCTTAAGGAAAAGCTGTTTTACTGTCTTTCGATGGGAGACGATTTGTATAAGCAGGGAAAGTTGAAAGAATCAAAGAAGATGTACGCTATGGTTATAAATATCGGCAGGGCCGTGCATACGCAAGCCCAGGAATATATGAGCCAACGCGTTGCGCTGGAGGCTGAACTTAATAAGAAGAACGATGAAGCGCTTGCCCTGTATAAACAGGGAAAGCTTGAAGAGGCTAAAAAGATATGGCGGGACGTTGAAAGCCAGGCACAGGTCCGTCCGCTTGAATTTGAATTTTAA